From Hippoglossus stenolepis isolate QCI-W04-F060 chromosome 19, HSTE1.2, whole genome shotgun sequence, the proteins below share one genomic window:
- the eloca gene encoding elongin C paralog a gives MDGEERTYGGCEGPDAMYVKLISSDGHEFIVKREHALTSGTIKAMLSGPGQFAENETNEVNFREIPSHVLSKVCMYFTYKVRYTNSSTEIPEFPIAPEIALELLMAANFLDC, from the exons ATGG ACGGTGAAGAGAGAACCTATGGTGGCTGTGAGGGGCCAGACGCCATGTATGTGAAGCTGATCTCCTCAGATGGCCACGAGTTCATAGTGAAACGAGAACATGCCTTGACATCTGGGACTATCAAAGCCATGTTGAGTGGGCCAG GTCAGTTTGCTGAGAATGAAACCAATGAGGTGAACTTCAGGGAGATTCCGTCCCATGTCTTGTCCAAGGTGTGCATGTATTTCACCTACAAGGTCCGTTACACCAACAGCTCCACAGAAATCCCTGAATTCCCCATCGCCCCGGAGATCGCACTGGAACTGCTCATGGCTGCAAACTTTTTGGATTGCTAA